The Mytilus edulis chromosome 12, xbMytEdul2.2, whole genome shotgun sequence genome contains a region encoding:
- the LOC139498037 gene encoding uncharacterized protein yields MSHSNIESLHFYKYLSQKIGSVKVVRARRLSFIFSEFACSDKETCIMTSGSRGEGLDVKDSDLDLMYIRSLFVVYEPGKNDVKDQRLQFVMDIEDTSPCFTHLRLNTMFDNLPDFVQQMIQQHRGKNFISSELYKSQLLKENIDFIPMINNIHGPCLTDYSGKGDLAICLKCDQWVTQAKSWISRPRSTWPPPGLISKITSYGVLFVPIGNKGSITEHLQWRISFSVAEKILIFSFSHTQLLCYALLKILVKEIIDRNQDVKGLLCSYFLKTLLFWISEETETSVWRPDNFIPCFKACLQRLIYCIEYSTLLHYFIPDNNLFYLRFNSKNQNTLINILKNSYQTGIQIFSASETVHDYRRFPCEITRSVCENITVMKTVMNQQDLYSTVPVMPTANFIISCMFNTLLHHCKTELSRCILTLLISYEYQRIPFKLTHTDNPNNKQRYKIYKHNLSQLLVGVNSDAVSGWVILASFFYCHKHYLKSIDITNYTLTKLTIESTLSKITLKHTQKLKLMSLSKTIPRANVIFAQNSLLSPIELNTDVMKYPIFLHSLSFTHFIHFLCSYHLEDLESLLYCAKQLHRTVYHNQQLDHAKYLGILILFDYILFGIVLQKLRVLGYGSNLSPSALFRQAVNLDKFNVTSAAFRLHHST; encoded by the coding sequence ATGTCTCACAGTAACATAGAGTCCttgcatttttataaatatttaagtcaGAAGATTGGATCAGTGAAAGTTGTAAGAGCTAGACGACTGTCATTTATATTTAGTGAATTTGCATGTTCCGACAAAGAAACGTGTATAATGACTAGTGGAAGTAGGGGAGAAGGTCTTGATGTTAAAGATAGTGATCTTGATTTAATGTATATCCGTTCTCTATTTGTAGTATATGAACCAGGAAAGAATGATGTCAAGGATCAGAGGTTACAATTTGTCATGGACATTGAGGACACATCTCCATGTTTTACACATCTACGATTAAATACCATGTTTGACAATCTACCAGATTTCGTTCAACAAATGATACAACAACACAGAGGAAAGAACTTTATTTCGAGTGAGCTTTACAAATCACAgctattaaaagaaaacattgattttattccGATGATTAATAATATTCATGGTCCTTGCTTAACAGACTATTCTGGTAAGGGTGATTTGGCAATTTGTCTAAAATGTGATCAGTGGGTCACTCAAGCAAAATCATGGATCTCTCGGCCACGTTCAACATGGCCTCCACCTGGACTTATTTCCAAAATAACTTCATATGGTGTCCTATTTGTTCCAATTGGCAATAAGGGATCTATAACTGAACATCTGCAGTGGCGAATATCATTTTCTGTAGCAGAAAAAATACTTATCTTTTCTTTCAGTCATACACAGTTGCTATGCTATGctttattaaaaattttagttAAAGAAATAATAGATAGAAACCAAGATGTTAAAGGTTTGTTATGTTCATACTTTCTGAAAACCCTTTTGTTTTGGATTTCAGAAGAAACTGAAACATCAGTTTGGAGACCAGACAATTTCATTCCCTGTTTCAAGGCCTGTTTACAAAGGTTAATATATTGTATAGAATATTCAACATTATTACATTATTTCATTCCTGATAACAATTTGTTCTATTtaagatttaatagtaaaaacCAGAACACATTAATCAACATCCTTAAGAATTCATATCAAACAGGAATTCAGATTTTTTCTGCATCAGAGACTGTTCATGATTACAGAAGGTTTCCATGTGAAATAACAAGATCAGTGTGTGAAAATATAACAGTAATGAAAACGGTAATGAACCAGCAGGATTTATATTCAACAGTGCCTGTTATGCCCACTGCAAATTTCAtcatttcatgcatgttcaacaCTTTGCTGCATCATTGTAAAACAGAATTGTCTAGATGTATCTTAACACTGCTTATTTCATATGAATATCAAAGAATACCTTTTAAACTAACGCATACAGATAACCCAAACAATAAACAACGATACAAAATCTACAAACATAACCTCAGTCAGTTGCTGGTTGGTGTAAATTCGGATGCTGTATCTGGGTGGGTTATATTGGCCTCTTTCTTCTACTGtcacaaacattatttaaaaTCAATAGATATAACAAATTACACTTTGACCAAATTGACAATTGAATCAACATTGTCAAAGATTACATTAAAACATACACAGAAACTGAAGCTTATGTCATTGTCGAAAACAATACCACGTGCCAATGTCATTTTTGCACAAAACTCGTTATTAAGCCCAATAGAACTCAATACTGATGTCATGAAATATCCTATCTTCCTTCACTCTCTATCATTTACACATTTCATACATTTTCTGTGTAGTTATCATCTCGAAGACTTGGAATCATTATTGTACTGTGCAAAACAGTTGCATAGGACAGTTTATCATAACCAGCAACTAGATCATGCAAAATATTTGGgaatattaattttgtttgacTATATTTTATTTGGAATAGTTCTACAAAAGTTACGTGTGTTAGGTTATGGTAGTAATTTATCACCAAGTGCACTGTTTCGTCAAGCTGTTAATTTAGATAAATTCAACGTAACAAGTGCAGCATTCAGACTGCATCATTCTACATAA